The following coding sequences lie in one Listeria ivanovii subsp. londoniensis genomic window:
- a CDS encoding GntR family transcriptional regulator: protein MAQNQTKYSFIAEEIRKRIMNHAYPLNQPIPDEITLAKEFDCSRMTMKKALEVLVLEGLLYRKRGHGTFIIKSALDADRLQIHNQEVNGFTKLLNGKKVISKVIEFKVIFPTEEIAERLHIEMETPIYDILRVRLVKDEPYVLEHTYMPVGVIPGINQQILEGSIYSYIQDNLNLKIASSYKQIRADKATLLDQQYLDCASDDPVVEVEQTVYLNNGLAFEFSKSRHRYDKFVFTTVNIARR from the coding sequence GTGGCTCAGAATCAAACAAAATATAGTTTCATAGCTGAAGAAATCCGAAAAAGAATTATGAATCACGCATATCCGCTCAATCAACCTATTCCTGACGAGATAACTTTGGCGAAAGAGTTTGATTGTAGTCGAATGACAATGAAAAAAGCGCTTGAGGTACTTGTACTTGAAGGATTGCTTTACCGGAAACGTGGACATGGTACTTTCATTATCAAATCGGCACTGGACGCGGACCGATTGCAGATTCACAACCAAGAAGTAAATGGCTTCACAAAACTTTTAAATGGCAAAAAAGTGATTAGCAAGGTTATTGAATTTAAAGTTATTTTTCCAACTGAAGAAATTGCCGAACGTCTTCACATCGAAATGGAAACACCGATTTATGATATTTTACGTGTGCGCCTAGTAAAAGATGAACCATATGTACTCGAGCATACGTATATGCCTGTTGGTGTTATTCCCGGAATTAACCAACAAATTTTGGAAGGCTCGATTTATTCCTACATTCAAGATAATCTCAATTTGAAAATTGCGAGTTCTTATAAACAAATTCGCGCAGATAAAGCGACCTTGCTTGATCAGCAATATTTAGACTGTGCTTCTGATGATCCGGTTGTCGAAGTAGAGCAAACCGTGTATTTAAATAATGGGCTTGCTTTTGAATTTTCGAAGTCGCGGCACCGTTATGATAAATTCGTGTTTACAACTGTGAATATCGCTCGACGTTAA
- a CDS encoding ROK family transcriptional regulator, translating to MTQKTDQDVMRENNKKLVLKTLFNAGPTSRSAIASSIHLQKSTVSSIVRELHELGLIEELGIGESSNVGGRKPNLIQFNYHYGYVLAFDMGARHLRYSVNYLNGEVIQKESLRLIGKSIKDVFQMMKKIIGLLPTFDTKKGLLGIAVSTHAPVYDNKIRYSPFLELDSFSLLDALQEVVKVPIRFENEANLTAISIRDFWNHADAEPLNNLIALNIHNGIGVGTIINEQLYHGVEGLAGEIGRSVIWKDKQVYRLEELYSEKAIIEKVAKHEKKADLTVDEFVALIKTGNEYVLAVVDEWISAISQITYNLVQYSAPDAIFLSSRSLSQFPELLERISVKYKELNPLGETQIKFTEHDIYDSSLLGGVALITRQVLGLESQKIIFKK from the coding sequence ATGACTCAAAAAACAGATCAAGATGTGATGCGAGAGAACAATAAGAAGTTAGTATTAAAAACGCTTTTTAATGCTGGACCAACCTCTCGAAGTGCGATTGCGAGTTCCATTCATCTACAAAAATCTACTGTTTCATCAATTGTTCGTGAGCTTCATGAGCTTGGTCTTATCGAGGAACTTGGCATTGGCGAATCTAGTAATGTTGGTGGACGCAAACCAAATTTAATCCAATTTAACTATCACTACGGTTATGTTTTAGCTTTCGATATGGGGGCCAGGCATTTAAGATATTCTGTCAATTATTTAAATGGCGAAGTAATTCAAAAAGAATCTCTTAGACTAATTGGGAAGAGCATAAAAGATGTTTTTCAAATGATGAAAAAGATTATCGGTCTACTACCAACATTTGATACGAAGAAAGGGCTTTTAGGAATTGCTGTATCGACCCATGCGCCTGTTTATGATAATAAGATCCGCTATAGCCCGTTTTTAGAATTAGATTCTTTTTCGTTACTTGATGCATTGCAAGAAGTAGTCAAGGTACCGATTCGTTTTGAAAATGAGGCGAATTTAACAGCTATTTCGATTCGAGATTTTTGGAATCATGCAGATGCGGAACCGCTAAACAATTTGATTGCGCTTAATATCCATAATGGAATTGGCGTTGGAACAATTATTAACGAGCAACTTTATCATGGTGTAGAGGGTTTGGCTGGTGAAATAGGTCGCTCTGTTATTTGGAAAGATAAGCAAGTATATCGATTAGAAGAACTTTACTCCGAAAAAGCAATCATCGAAAAAGTGGCCAAACATGAAAAAAAAGCAGATTTAACCGTGGACGAATTCGTAGCATTAATTAAAACAGGCAATGAATACGTGTTAGCAGTTGTAGATGAATGGATTTCGGCTATTTCGCAGATCACCTATAATCTAGTGCAATATAGCGCTCCTGATGCGATATTCTTATCGTCGCGTTCTTTATCGCAATTTCCGGAGTTATTGGAACGTATTTCAGTGAAGTATAAGGAACTGAATCCATTAGGTGAGACGCAAATAAAGTTTACGGAGCATGATATT